Part of the Zingiber officinale cultivar Zhangliang chromosome 6A, Zo_v1.1, whole genome shotgun sequence genome, TTACCAAAACTAAACACGTCGGATTTTATTGAGAATATTCCATGCATAGCATATTCAGGTGACATGTATCCGCTGTATTAACACAAAATCAACATCATCAATTCAAATCCTATGATTTCAAAGTAATGATTAAGTGAAACTAAAACTTACTAAGTTCCAACCACTCTCTTTGTATTAACTACAACTTCTGtatcatcgcctccaaatatcctCGCAAGTCCAAAGTCGGATATTTTAGGATTCATATCCATGTCAAGAAGAACATTACTAGGTTTGAGATCTCGATGGATAATTCTTAACCTAGAATCATGGTGCAAATATAAAAGTCCTCGCGCAATCCCAACTATGATATTGTATCGTGTTTTCCAATCCAACGACCCACTCTTTGCCGGATCTGCTTGCGAAACAAAAGCAAAAACAGTTAAATACGGGGAACAATCCTGAACATGCGCGCGCGCGCGAAAGAACTAACCGAATAGAAGGGCATCCAAGCTTCCGTTAGGCATGAACTCGTAGATCAACATCCTTTCCCTCCCTTGAATGCAACATCCCAGAAGTCGAACCAGGTTTCGATGTTGTAGCTTAGCAATCACCATCACCTCATTCTTGAACTCATTGGCACCCTGACTCGACGTCTCGGAGAGCCTCTTCACGGCTATCTCTTGCCCGTCATCCTTGAACTTGCCCTGCCATCGTCATTTAGGCAGGTAATTTTGATTGCGATATATAGTCAAAAGAATACCTTGTACACTGGCCCGTAGCCTCCCTGTCCGAGTTTGTTGCTGGGCGAGAAGTTTTGGGTGGCTTCTAAAATAGTGTCTAGATCAAAGAGTGGTAGATCCAAGTCCGTTTCTTCTTTGCCGTCTGCAAATCGCAACTGTTTCAGTAATTATGATACATTCAATGCCAAGTAGTTAGATCATTATCACGTACGTTCCTTCTTCCTCCTGCAAAGGCAATAAACAACGAATACCAGAACCACAAGGAAAATAGCCAGAGCCGGGACCACAATGTCAATGACGACGACCGCAGGGCTCCAATGGCCGTGCTTCCTCCCCGTGCCTGAGCATGAAACGGCGAGATCATTGGAGGAAAAATTGTGATAGAACAAACTGCATGTATCGAACTCACTGATGATGAGGTCGGCTGCTGCTACTCTGACGAAGAGATCCTGCCCCGTTCCGCCTTCGTAGAATTTGATATCCGTCAGATCCGTCGACCAGAGCACGCACCCGCTGCCGCTGCCGCTGAGGTTGGCCTGCGCGTAGCCGGTGCAGGAGCAGTTCCGCAGGCACCGGAGTCTGCACTCCTCCAGGCTCACCGCGCTCCAGTCCACCGACGCCGTCGAGGTGTCCGGAAGCTTCACGCTGCTCTGCCTCGCGAACCCATCCGTGCCGTTGGCGCAGTCCAACGCCGTGATCCTGACGCAGCCGTCCAGTCCCCCGCTGTTGTTCCGAGGGGTGAACCCCTGCAGGCACTTGCACAGCGTCGAGCCGTCGGGGTGGCACACGCCGTTGGGACCGCACCGGGCCACGCTGTCGCACTCGTCACGGGGCACGAACCCCACGAACGTCCACAGCTGCTTGTCTTGGAT contains:
- the LOC121998553 gene encoding receptor-like serine/threonine-protein kinase SD1-8 yields the protein MKPTMIWFCSFLCTISFSASIASDTLTVSTPLLDANTKTLISDGGSFELGFFSPAGSNNRYIGLWYHNISDNQTVIWVANRKSPVTDRSGRLSLTTDGALTITDGNSTVVWSSESPTSLNDPVAKLLNTGNFIVREASATDSDGAWQSFEFPTDTSIPGMKLGWNLTSGRNYNLTAWTSESDPSPSNYAIGIDYHGQIVIMDGQRLHWRGGPWNGLRFSGSEGMQRDNRIGIGFDYVTGPRHVFCSEYLIDSSIIDRIVMNTSGTLQHFIWIQDKQLWTFVGFVPRDECDSVARCGPNGVCHPDGSTLCKCLQGFTPRNNSGGLDGCVRITALDCANGTDGFARQSSVKLPDTSTASVDWSAVSLEECRLRCLRNCSCTGYAQANLSGSGSGCVLWSTDLTDIKFYEGGTGQDLFVRVAAADLIISEFDTCSLFYHNFSSNDLAVSCSGTGRKHGHWSPAVVVIDIVVPALAIFLVVLVFVVYCLCRRKKEHGKEETDLDLPLFDLDTILEATQNFSPSNKLGQGGYGPVYKGKFKDDGQEIAVKRLSETSSQGANEFKNEVMVIAKLQHRNLVRLLGCCIQGRERMLIYEFMPNGSLDALLFDPAKSGSLDWKTRYNIIVGIARGLLYLHHDSRLRIIHRDLKPSNVLLDMDMNPKISDFGLARIFGGDDTEVVVNTKRVVGTYGYMSPEYAMHGIFSIKSDVFSFGKLILEIVSGRKNRDVYDSSIPENLLDHIWRLWKEGKALNVVDESIGNSFPTTEVLSCIKIGLLCVQEQPEDRPTMNTLLKMLDTSDISHLPEPTLPGFVNLRGPFDSEPSSKNTISHTLFEGR